A genomic window from bacterium includes:
- the truA gene encoding tRNA pseudouridine(38-40) synthase TruA: MPTYKLVVEYQGTRYSGWQEQRNARTVAGELRAAAGRVAGEAPDVGGAGRTDAGVHAVGQVAHLRFRSPIDPEPFRRALNDELPLDVHVAALAPAADNFHARHDAKLRSYVYQISRRRTPFARRFVWWVKRPLDPAAMAAAAALCQGKRDFAGFCERPADQTSTIVVLDQALVVEEGGLILVRLAASHFLWKMARRMVGALVKVGAGEWRPEAMAALLDGTASPSLAAAVAEGTAPPSGLFLERVLYAGDAPLAPPSAPFPVAAEPFLAAATPVRRPREGTKPAGGAGRVEAKGPAPRHFAGAKRGPDGRPKPRPPRG; encoded by the coding sequence ATGCCCACCTACAAGCTCGTCGTCGAGTATCAGGGAACGCGCTATTCCGGCTGGCAGGAGCAGCGCAACGCCCGCACGGTCGCGGGGGAACTGCGCGCCGCGGCCGGACGGGTCGCCGGCGAGGCGCCGGACGTCGGCGGCGCGGGGCGCACCGACGCCGGGGTCCACGCGGTCGGCCAGGTCGCGCACCTGCGCTTCCGCAGCCCGATCGACCCGGAGCCGTTCCGCCGCGCGCTGAACGACGAACTGCCGCTCGACGTCCACGTCGCGGCGCTCGCCCCGGCGGCCGACAACTTCCACGCCCGCCACGACGCGAAGCTGCGCTCGTACGTCTACCAGATCTCGCGCCGCAGGACGCCGTTCGCGCGGCGGTTCGTCTGGTGGGTCAAGCGCCCGCTCGATCCGGCGGCGATGGCCGCGGCCGCGGCGCTCTGCCAAGGGAAGCGCGATTTCGCGGGCTTCTGCGAGCGGCCCGCCGACCAGACCAGCACGATCGTCGTCCTCGATCAGGCGCTGGTCGTCGAGGAGGGGGGGCTGATCCTCGTGCGGCTCGCCGCCTCCCATTTCCTCTGGAAGATGGCCCGCCGGATGGTCGGGGCGCTGGTCAAGGTCGGGGCGGGGGAGTGGCGGCCCGAGGCGATGGCCGCGCTGCTCGACGGCACGGCGTCGCCGAGCCTCGCCGCGGCGGTGGCCGAAGGGACCGCGCCGCCTTCGGGGCTCTTCCTGGAGCGGGTGCTCTACGCCGGGGACGCGCCGCTCGCGCCGCCGTCGGCGCCGTTCCCCGTGGCGGCGGAGCCGTTTCTCGCCGCGGCGACGCCGGTCCGGCGGCCCCGCGAGGGGACGAAGCCGGCCGGAGGCGCGGGGCGCGTCGAGGCAAAGGGGCCGGCCCCGCGGCATTTCGCCGGGGCGAAGCGCGGACCGGACGGGCGGCCGAAGCCGCGGCCGCCGCGGGGCTGA
- the tadA gene encoding Flp pilus assembly complex ATPase component TadA, giving the protein MSTSDTTVPAAAPAPGSLGTGERIAKLLIDAGRLAPEQLQYAQRVRAKLAGSRTLLAVLQKLGYVDEAAIQETLRARRVSVPLGALLVEFGYITEADLGAALSRQKERPGTKLGEILVESQVIPQDVIYEVLSCQLGFPNATSLLYNLDPDVARLAPTKWCRQNECLPVGREGRQVIVAFHDPFDQKAIGAAKKVFGEDLVVGVASKPAILDAIGHLEQEALRQTAGGAAAENVVVRNVHDMIAQAIQDGVSDIHVEPMKDRLRIRFRRDGVLVPYKDYPLDIAPAFLGRTKILAGADIAEKRRHQDGRILFEDRGQGIDIRVSIYVTIHGEKVVLRLLNNRNTLLDIKDVGMAPRTLERFREDALDAPSGVVIVTGPTGSGKTTTLYGAVNYLNDPQTSIITAEDPVEYVIEGISQCSINPRINLTYEETLKHIVRQDPDVIVIGEIRDQFSAETAIQAALTGHKVLTTFHTEDSIGGLLRLLNMNIEAFLISSTVVSVIAQRLVRRVCPICSTEKFLTPHEVRRLGYDPKEFGRVPFREPHGCPNCRFTGYRGRVAVFELLVLNEMVKEALIARKTSYEIRRVSTETTGLVTLLEDGIVKAVAGQTTFQEILRTLPRLSPPRPLGELRRLLGEV; this is encoded by the coding sequence ATGAGCACCTCCGACACGACCGTTCCCGCCGCGGCCCCCGCGCCCGGCTCGCTGGGGACCGGCGAGCGGATCGCCAAGCTTCTGATCGACGCCGGCCGCCTCGCGCCGGAGCAGCTCCAGTACGCGCAGCGCGTGCGGGCGAAGCTGGCCGGCTCGCGGACGCTGCTCGCCGTGCTGCAGAAGCTCGGCTACGTGGACGAGGCGGCGATCCAGGAGACGCTCCGCGCGCGGCGGGTCTCCGTGCCGCTCGGCGCGCTGCTCGTCGAGTTCGGCTACATCACCGAGGCCGACCTCGGGGCGGCGCTCTCGCGGCAGAAGGAGCGCCCGGGGACGAAGCTCGGCGAGATCCTCGTCGAGAGCCAGGTGATCCCGCAGGACGTGATCTACGAGGTCCTCTCCTGCCAGCTCGGCTTCCCCAACGCCACCAGCCTGCTCTACAACCTCGATCCGGACGTCGCGCGGCTGGCGCCGACGAAGTGGTGCCGGCAGAACGAGTGCCTGCCGGTGGGGCGCGAGGGCCGGCAAGTGATCGTCGCCTTCCACGACCCGTTCGACCAGAAGGCGATCGGCGCGGCGAAGAAGGTGTTCGGCGAGGACCTCGTCGTCGGCGTGGCGTCGAAGCCGGCGATCCTCGACGCGATCGGCCATCTGGAGCAGGAGGCGCTGCGCCAGACGGCGGGCGGGGCGGCGGCGGAGAACGTCGTCGTCCGCAACGTGCACGACATGATCGCCCAGGCGATCCAGGACGGCGTCTCGGACATCCACGTCGAACCGATGAAGGACCGGCTGCGGATCCGCTTCCGCCGCGACGGCGTGCTCGTGCCGTACAAGGACTACCCGCTGGACATCGCGCCGGCCTTCCTCGGCCGCACGAAGATCCTCGCCGGGGCGGACATCGCCGAGAAGCGGCGGCACCAGGACGGCCGGATCCTGTTCGAGGACCGCGGGCAGGGGATCGACATCCGCGTCTCGATCTACGTCACGATCCACGGCGAGAAGGTCGTCCTGCGGCTGCTCAACAACCGGAACACGCTGCTCGACATCAAGGACGTCGGCATGGCGCCGCGGACGCTGGAGCGGTTCCGCGAGGACGCGCTCGACGCCCCGAGCGGCGTGGTGATCGTCACCGGGCCGACCGGGTCGGGGAAGACGACGACCCTCTACGGCGCGGTCAACTACCTCAACGATCCGCAGACCAGCATCATCACGGCGGAGGATCCGGTCGAGTACGTGATCGAGGGGATCTCGCAGTGCTCGATCAACCCCCGCATCAACCTGACCTACGAGGAGACGCTGAAGCACATCGTCCGGCAGGACCCGGACGTGATCGTGATCGGCGAGATCCGGGACCAGTTCTCGGCGGAGACGGCGATCCAGGCGGCGCTCACCGGGCACAAGGTGCTGACGACGTTCCACACCGAGGACAGCATCGGCGGCCTGCTGCGGCTGCTCAACATGAACATCGAGGCGTTCCTGATCTCCTCGACGGTCGTCAGCGTCATCGCCCAACGCCTCGTCCGCCGCGTCTGCCCGATCTGCTCGACGGAGAAGTTCCTCACGCCGCACGAGGTGCGGCGGCTGGGGTACGACCCGAAGGAGTTCGGGCGCGTGCCGTTCCGCGAGCCGCACGGCTGCCCGAACTGCCGCTTCACCGGGTACCGCGGCCGGGTGGCCGTCTTTGAGCTGCTCGTCCTCAACGAGATGGTCAAGGAGGCGCTGATCGCGCGGAAGACGTCGTACGAGATCCGCCGCGTCAGCACCGAGACGACGGGATTGGTCACGCTGCTCGAGGACGGTATAGTGAAGGCCGTCGCGGGACAGACGACGTTCCAGGAAATCCTGCGCACGCTGCCGAGGCTGTCGCCGCCTCGGCCTCTGGGCGAGCTGCGGCGCCTGCTTGGGGAAGTCTGA